The nucleotide sequence TTCCTCATCCCTAACGCGGATTGACCCTGTAGCACCATCACTCGTAGTTAAGCTATCGACATCGAATGACAAGTCAAAGGTATAGCCAGCGACTGTTGCTGAAGTATTTACCGTTTCACGAACGCATGGTGCTGCACACGATGCACTGCCTTCTAAGTCAGCGATCGCATATTGCTGGTTGCCATCAACCGGGGTGATGTCTATCCAAATCCGGTAATCATGAGTTGTGTTTGGTGTAAAGCTAAACTGATACTCGCCGGGTTTACCTGTTGGAATGGGGTGTTCGTGATGGTAATCGCGTAGAGATGGATCGACGATCAAAAGGTGAATTTTTTCAGTATGAACTTCGCGCAAATCATCTAACGTCATCGGCGAATTATCATCAACATGCGAGAGTGTGAGGGTGACTGTGACAGTTTCTCCAGGTACAAGGGGGCCATCAGTCGTTGTTTCTAGTTTAACTGCCAAGGGTGTTTCAGGGACTTGTTGTTGCGAGTTGTGATGTGAGGAATGTCCGGCATCGGCGAGAGAGGATAGCGACGTCGGAACTAATAAAGCAAGAGCTACTGTGGAGGTCATCAGTAAATGGCAGATAGGCATGAAGAGAATTCTTTTCACGATTTCCTCACTCATTTGAGTTGAACTGTTGGGAAGACTACCTTCACAGCTATCCCCTGATTGACTGACAAAACTCTCGTCGTCTTGATACAAAAGGGGTCTGGTGGAGCGAGCCTTTAGATGAGATAACTGGCGGATGCTGCAAATGCAAAATTACGACAGATATTCATCATTAGCTCTCGTTGAGTGACTATAGCGATCCGATCTGAGTCGTAAAACTAATGGCATCTTAGGACGCCAGAACCCTTTCCCAGTAAGGATCTCAGGTTTTACAGTTTTTACAAGTAGTTTAGGACTGCTATAGTTACGCATGCACTTTAATCTCTCCCGCTAAGGACAGAGTCAAGTCCTACGACCGGGAATAGCTGCAGTCCTCGCGATCGCTTGCGCGGCACGACTAATCGAGAGTCCACATTATCCTTGTCCCACACCAGCTGCTACGAGAGCCGCCCGAGTCATGGGTTGCTGGTCGCGGCAACATTCAGCCAACTTACCATTCACAACCACAGCAGGAATCCGATAAATTCCATACTGGCTGGCTTTCTGGCTGGCTTCCTCCCCCTGGCTCTTATCTGCTAGAGAGTAGATTCGGACGTCGCAGCTAGGGCAGGCTATTTCGTTAACTAGACGAACAGTCTCATCGCAGAGCGGACAACCGGCTGTAAACACTTCTACAAGTCTTTTGGTCACAGTGCGCGCTTCCTTCAGTAGCTCCAGCTCAACCCTAACCCCTCCAGTTGACTGGATAGTCAAGAGGTAACTGTTAACTTTTTAATCGCAGACTGCGATAGGACTTGATTCTCCATCTCGATGGAGAGTTTAAAATTTATGCGTCATACCAGAAATTGCTCTAGTATGACGGACTCCACTCAGTTAAACTGAAATGCAGAATAGTCCCATGAAATCATTTGCTACTCGCTGGTTCGAGCGTGTGTTATTGCTACCGGAAGTCAATCTGTTTGTCTTTGCTTTCCTAGTAAATTTTGTTTACGAAGTTTGGCAATCTCCTTTCTTTGAGTTTTACGATCGATCGTCTCTGGCAGCTAAGATTGCTGCCATCAATCACTGCACAGTCGGCGATGGCATTATTATCGTCGTCTGTTACTGGATTGCCAGTTTACTGCTGCGATCGCGCTTCTGGATTTTACAGCCGGGTTGGCGACAGGTGGTTTTGTTCGCCAGCCTGGGATTTGCCTATACTTTTGTTTCTGAAATTTACCGAGTGCGGATTGCCCATCTTTACGGCCTTTCAGGGTTAGTTGTGCCGGGAATAGGAATCAGTTGGCTGCCCCTTCTGCAGTGGATTGTTCTTCCACCCTTGATTCTCTACTTCGTGCGTTGGCAGTTACTCGGACATGCAAAAATATCTCAACCTCAGCAAGATCGTTAATTAGTCAGGGCAGCCTATAGTGATTTCTCGTGTGGCTGGCGGTAAAGGCTGACAGTTGTCTAAAGGGTTGCCCGAGAGATCTAATTCCTTTAAATTCCTCAAATTAATCAGTGGACTGACATCGACAACACGGTTATTACTGAGGTGTAGCTCGACCAGATTATCTAAGCTCGATAGCGGACTGAGATCCTCGATCTGGTTGTCTTCGAGATGGAGATAGATGAGCTCATTTAGATTGGCAAGAGGACTAATGTCGGCAATCTGGTTTCCTTCAAGGTGTAGGTCACTGAGCTCAGTTAAATGGGCAAGCGGTGCGAGATCGCGGACCTGATTGTCAGTCACCAGAAGCTCTTGTAGCTTCGAAAGCTTTTGGATACCCTCAAGAGAAGCAATACTGCCTGATTGAGGTCTAGTCCGCGAAATATCTAACTGAGTGATTTGCTCAATCGAATTGGCTCCTGGTGACTGTTCAGTTTGAAGCCTGAGAAACATTCTGATTCCTGCCTCCAGTTGCGGATCTGGGAAGATCCAATCGCGCTCACTTGCTGCCGCACGAGCAATTGGGATGCTTACTATAGTAAAAAACGCGATCGACTGGATGGCGATATTTTTTGTATTCATAATTCACCACGATAGGGCTTTTACCATAGATTGCCATAAGAATAGATGCTTTTCTGCCTGCTCTAATAGCGCATTCATGCAAAGATTGATTACATTTGCTTTAGTCTCCAGTTGAGGGGAGATTTTACGATTGAGGTGTAAGAGGCCGTCTTGCGATCCAAGTATGGGTCCCGGCCAGATGATGTCGCAACGGCACAGGGGCGGAGGCTGGATGAGAGGCGATCGCTGGGGGTACGGCCAGCAGCATGGCAGAATGTATAACCTCAACACCGTTGAAACGGTGCGAGGCACGATTGTCGGCACAGACTCTTTCACACCCTCAGCAGGCATGTCTCCAGGGATGCAAATCTCGGTGAATACTGGCACGGAGACTCTACCCATTCACCTCGGTCCGCGCTGGTTCTTAGATTCGCAAAATTTAAACCTGGCCTCGGGTGATGAGATAGAAGTTACCGGCTCTCGGGTGGACTTTGCAGGCCGCTCGACCATTGTTGCGTCCGAACTGCGGGAAGGGGATACCGCGATCGCCCTGAGAGACTCGGATGGGATACCCAGCTTACGCCCCCGCTAAGCATGGCATCAACCATAGCTTTGGGGCCAGAGGAACAAAATCTAGCCAAGATTTGCGGCGGTTTCTCCTCTCTCCCTCGGGAGAGGAACTGGGGGTAAGGGCAATGCAGAGCTATCGAACTCAGGTTGTACCGATGGAAAAGCAGATCGTGTCTGGTCAAACAACAGAGCTTCTAAAAATAGGAAAACTCAGAGAGGAAAGCGGTATTCCGGTCAAAACCATTCGCTATTACGAAGAACTGGGATTGATTGAGGCAGAGAGGCGTACCGAGGGAGGCTTTCGCCTCTTTTCCAGAGCAATGCTCCCTCGTTTGAGGTTTATCAAACAAGCCCAGGGCCTAGGCTTTAGCCTACGAGAAATTGGTGCAATTATCAAAATCTACAACCGCAGTGAAGCTCCTCGTGGCGAAGTGAAGCAGAATATTCAAGCCAAACTTTTAGAAATCGAAGATAAAATTCGGAAGTTAGAGGAATTGAAAGCTCAACTGATAGCTCTGGTCTCGGATACCCATCCTGCTTCCGTACTCAATTGAATATATGATTTCTCTCTAGATTGCCTTAATAACGGGTAATTTTTAGCTTGTCTCGATCTAGACACCAATGCAAAGATTTGTTACTTTTGCTTTAGCCTCCAGTCAAGGGGAGATTTTACGCTCGACGTGTAAGCATCAATTTCTAGAATGGAGGTTCTGTCTATGATGGATCGAGCTGTTTCTCTCGTTATTCCTCCTGCCGCCACTATTGCTAGAGTAGCTATTGCTGCTTGAAACTTTGTTCGAGCAGTTGCCTTTCAACTCGACGAAACCCTGTCGGGTTGGCACCCACCATCGATTTCGTTCTACGATCGCCTGAGAATTTATACTATGTCTTGCCAAATAACAGAGCTTCTGAAAATAGGAGAGCTCAAGGAAGAAATTGGTATTTCAGTTAAAACCATTCGCTATTATGAAGAACTGGGATTGATTGAGGCAGAGAAGCGTACTGAGGGAGGTTTTCGACTTTTTTCCAGAGCGATGCTCCCTCGCTTGAGATTTATCATAAGAGCCAAGGAATTGGGCTTTAGCCTGCGAGAAATTGGTTCAATTCTCCAAATTCACGATCGCGGCGATATCCCCTGTGGTGAAGTGAAGAAAAACATTCAAGCGAGAGTTTTAGAAATTGAGGATAACATTCGAAAACTAGAGGAACTGAAAACTCAATTGAGAGACTTGATCTCGGATGCTAGTCCTGCCTCTGTTCGGCAGGAGGGAATCATTTGCCCAATTATCCAACACGATAATGATGGAGCTTGACTCTCGATTGTGCATCAAAAAAGCGTGGGTTCCCAACAACTAAGGGCAGCCATGTTTCGATCTAAGACCGCCAGCAGCCTCAAGATCTCCCCAAGAGCGCGCGTGTTGCAAAAAGAATAACAGTATTCTCGATCGCTCCGAGATCGCCGCCTCTGACTGGCATTCATCTTAAGCGAAGGCAAAAAAATCTTCAGGGCTTGACTCTCCACTTGAGGGGAGATACTACATTACGTCAAAGTTCATTCTCCCGCTCTGTCGCGAACTGCTCGAACTTATGCCGAACAAACATATTCTGTCCGACATTGCCCCGCTCCTGCTCTTGTTATCCACCGCTAGTCCCGCCTTTGCCCACGGCGGACATGGGGATGAATTTCAAACGGGCGGAGCGATTTCAGCCGCCGATGCAGTGCAGGTGGATGCCGATACGGCCGAGCGTCTGGGCATCGAGATAACAGCTGTAACGTTGCAGCAACTGACTTTCGGAGTTGAGGCCACCGGACAGTTAGAGCTCCTACCCAACGGCCAAGCAGAAGTCACCAGTCCCGTGGAAGGGACACTCACTCAAGTGTTGGTGGCTCCCGGCGAAACCGTGGAAGCGGGGCAGCCGATCGCCATTCTCTTCAGCCCAGAGTTAGCGGAACTGTACGTCAGCGCGCAGGAGCAAAGCATAGCAGCGGCAACCGAAATGCAGCTAGCGCAGGCAGAGTTGCAATTGGCGCAGCAAAATTACGGGCAACAGCGACAGATTGCTGCGGCTGAGCGATCGCGGGCCGAGATCGATGTCAAAACGGCTCGGGAGCGGTACGAGAATGATAAAGCTCTGCTGTCTCGGGGAGTCATTGCTCGGCAATTGGTGGCAGAGTCAGAAATTCAATTGGCAGCGGCGGAGAGTGCGCTGACTCAAGCCAGCCATTCGCGATCGCTGCTCGAAGCCTCGGCAGAGTTGGAGCGCGCCCAAGCTAATCTGCAGGCCGCTCAATCCCGTTTGCAGTTGAGTGGAACCGTCTACGAAGCTCGCCTCGAGCAATTGGGGGGCAACGTCACTCCAGATGGCATTCTCACCCTCGCGGCCCCCATTGCGGGAGAGGTGGTCGAGCTCGCCGTGACCTCTGGCGAAGCACTGTCAGATGCCGGGCAGTTGCTGATGGCGATTGCGAACAGCGATCGCCTCTTTGCCACCGCCAATATCCAAGAGAAAGATTTAGCCCGCACCTTTATCAACCAGTCAGTTCGGGTGGAGGTGGCCAGTTTGCCGGGGCAGATTTTCCCAGGCCGGGTGGCCAGTGTGGGAGCGGTGGTGGATGGAGCGACTCGCGTCGTGCCGGTACGAGCCGAAATTGATAATGCCGACGGCTCGCTCAAAGCCGGAATGTTTGCCGAACTAGAAATTTTGACCGAACAAACTCCCGCCCCCGTGATGGTGGTGCCCCAATCTGCAGTATTGGAGGTGGACGATCGGACGCTTGTGTTCATTGAGAATGGCAGTGTTTTCGAACCCCTGGATGTGACGGTGGGGCGGACGGCTGGCGATTGGGTGGAGATCGAGAGCGGACTCTTTGAGGGCGATCGCGTTGTCAGTCAGCGGGCCAGTCAGCTCTATGCCCAGTCCTTGCGGGGGAGCAGTTCTGGTGCGGACGACGGGCAGGTTGGAGCAACGGAAACTTCTGGCGCTTCCATGCCTTGGTGGGGGCTGGGCTTGGCTGGCGGGGCGATCGCAGCCAGCACCTTCTGGGCGGGAACGGCCTGGGCGGGGCGGCGCGAACGCGACAAAACCTCAGCCACAAGTGCTCAAACCGACAAGCCCCTTGAAGTCGCGAGAAAACTGTAAAGTCATGCTCAATGCCATTTTGCAATGGTCCATCGTGCAGCGTTGGCTGGTGGTGCTGGGGGCGATCGCCGCGACCGTTTTGGGGGTTTACAACCTCACCCAAATGCCCCTGGATGTCTTCCCCAACTTTGCGCCGCCACAGGTGGAAGTGCAAACCGAAGCCCCCGGATTGGCCCCCGAAGAGGTGGAGTCGTTAATTACGCTACCGATTGAAAGTGCCGTTAACGGCACGCCGGGGGTGCAAACGGTGCGCTCCTCCTCCGCTGTGGGCATTTCGGTGGTGAAGGCCATTTTCCAGTGGGATACCGATGTGTTTCGGGCCAGACAACTGGTGGCGGAACGACTGCAGCAGGTGCGAGAGCAATTGCCAGAGGGGGCAGAATCGCCGCAGATTTCCCCCATCTCCTCCCCCATCGGCACGGTGCTGATGTATGCACTCACTGCTGAAACTACGCCGCTGATGGACGTGCGTCGGTTGGTGGATCGGGATATTAGCAATCGCCTGCTGTCGGTGCCGGGGGTTTCTCAGGTGATTGCTTACGGCGGAGACGTGCGGCAGTATCAAGTGCTGGTGAACCCCGAGCGTTTGGCTGCCTTCGACGTGTCGCTGCAGGAGGTGACGGAGGCTGCTGCTGCCGCCAATGTGAATGCGGCGGGCGGATTTCTGATTACCCCCGATGTGGAAACGATTGTGCGGGGGGTGGGCCGGATTGAATCGCTAGAGCAGTTGGGGCAATCGGTGGTGACCGCTCGGGACGGACGACCGGTGCTGCTGTCGGATGTCGCGGACGTGCGCATTGGGGCGGCTTTGAAGCGGGGAGACGGGAGCGCCAATGGCAAGCCTGCCATTGTGGTGGTGGTCAACAAGCAGCCCGCCTTCGATACTCCGACCGTGACCCGCGCGATCGATCGCGCCATGGCGGAGATTGCAGCCAGTTTGCCCGCCGATGTCGAGGTAACGGAAACATTTCGGCAGGAGAACTTTATCGCTGCGGCCATTCAGAATGTGCGCGGCTCGTTGCGGGATGGCATCATCATTGTTTCGATCGTCCTGCTCTTATTTCTGATGAACTGGCGGACTGCTGTCATTACCTTGTGTGCCATCCCTCTGTCGCTGCTGGTGGGGCTGATCGTCCTGAATGCCTTTGGTCTGGGCATTAACACCATGACGCTGGGGGGATTGGCGGTGGCGATCGGGTCGGTGGTGGATGACGCGATCGTGGATATGGAAAATGCCTATCGCGGCCTGCGCAACAATCAGCTAGAGGGCAACCCAGTCCCCCCCTTGCAGGTGGTCTACGACACGTCAGTTGAGGTGCGCAGCAGCGTGATCTTTTCGACCGTCATTATTGCTGTCGTGTTTGCCCCCATCTTTAGCTTGACTGGGGTAGAAGGGCGCATCTTCGCGCCGATGGGAATTGCCTATTTGGTCTCTATTTTCGCGTCCACGTTGGTGGCGATGACCTTATCTCCCGCACTCTGTGCCTTCCTCTTGACTCATCGCCCCCTACCCAGCGACGAAACTTGGGTGACGGCACTGTCGCAGCGATGCTATCGTCCGATGCTGGATTTTGCCTTGCGCCGTTCGCGGATGGTGTTGCTGACGGCGGCCACTGCTCTGCTGCTGTCGTTACTGCTGTTCTCTGGATTGGGGCGGGTGTTTTTGCCCGAGTTTCAGGAACCTTCCCTCGTGAATGCCATGCTGCTGTATCCGGGGTCGTCGCTGGAAAGTACCAATCAGGCGGGGTTGGCGATGCAGGCGGCTCTCAAAGACGATCCCCGCTTCAGCTCCTTGCAGTTACGGGCGGGGCGCGCGGCGGGAGATGCAGATGCGGGCGGGGTGAATTTGGGGCATTTGGATGTGGAGTTGAGTGCCGAGGGGCTGAGGGATCGAGAGGGGGCGATCGCCGCCATTCGCGCAGAGTTCG is from Synechococcus sp. PCC 7336 and encodes:
- a CDS encoding thioredoxin family protein is translated as MTKRLVEVFTAGCPLCDETVRLVNEIACPSCDVRIYSLADKSQGEEASQKASQYGIYRIPAVVVNGKLAECCRDQQPMTRAALVAAGVGQG
- a CDS encoding leucine-rich repeat domain-containing protein, which produces MNTKNIAIQSIAFFTIVSIPIARAAASERDWIFPDPQLEAGIRMFLRLQTEQSPGANSIEQITQLDISRTRPQSGSIASLEGIQKLSKLQELLVTDNQVRDLAPLAHLTELSDLHLEGNQIADISPLANLNELIYLHLEDNQIEDLSPLSSLDNLVELHLSNNRVVDVSPLINLRNLKELDLSGNPLDNCQPLPPATREITIGCPD
- a CDS encoding DNA-binding protein, with the translated sequence MGPGQMMSQRHRGGGWMRGDRWGYGQQHGRMYNLNTVETVRGTIVGTDSFTPSAGMSPGMQISVNTGTETLPIHLGPRWFLDSQNLNLASGDEIEVTGSRVDFAGRSTIVASELREGDTAIALRDSDGIPSLRPR
- a CDS encoding MerR family DNA-binding protein; the protein is MEKQIVSGQTTELLKIGKLREESGIPVKTIRYYEELGLIEAERRTEGGFRLFSRAMLPRLRFIKQAQGLGFSLREIGAIIKIYNRSEAPRGEVKQNIQAKLLEIEDKIRKLEELKAQLIALVSDTHPASVLN
- a CDS encoding heavy metal-responsive transcriptional regulator; protein product: MSCQITELLKIGELKEEIGISVKTIRYYEELGLIEAEKRTEGGFRLFSRAMLPRLRFIIRAKELGFSLREIGSILQIHDRGDIPCGEVKKNIQARVLEIEDNIRKLEELKTQLRDLISDASPASVRQEGIICPIIQHDNDGA
- a CDS encoding efflux RND transporter periplasmic adaptor subunit; amino-acid sequence: MPNKHILSDIAPLLLLLSTASPAFAHGGHGDEFQTGGAISAADAVQVDADTAERLGIEITAVTLQQLTFGVEATGQLELLPNGQAEVTSPVEGTLTQVLVAPGETVEAGQPIAILFSPELAELYVSAQEQSIAAATEMQLAQAELQLAQQNYGQQRQIAAAERSRAEIDVKTARERYENDKALLSRGVIARQLVAESEIQLAAAESALTQASHSRSLLEASAELERAQANLQAAQSRLQLSGTVYEARLEQLGGNVTPDGILTLAAPIAGEVVELAVTSGEALSDAGQLLMAIANSDRLFATANIQEKDLARTFINQSVRVEVASLPGQIFPGRVASVGAVVDGATRVVPVRAEIDNADGSLKAGMFAELEILTEQTPAPVMVVPQSAVLEVDDRTLVFIENGSVFEPLDVTVGRTAGDWVEIESGLFEGDRVVSQRASQLYAQSLRGSSSGADDGQVGATETSGASMPWWGLGLAGGAIAASTFWAGTAWAGRRERDKTSATSAQTDKPLEVARKL
- a CDS encoding efflux RND transporter permease subunit, which translates into the protein MLNAILQWSIVQRWLVVLGAIAATVLGVYNLTQMPLDVFPNFAPPQVEVQTEAPGLAPEEVESLITLPIESAVNGTPGVQTVRSSSAVGISVVKAIFQWDTDVFRARQLVAERLQQVREQLPEGAESPQISPISSPIGTVLMYALTAETTPLMDVRRLVDRDISNRLLSVPGVSQVIAYGGDVRQYQVLVNPERLAAFDVSLQEVTEAAAAANVNAAGGFLITPDVETIVRGVGRIESLEQLGQSVVTARDGRPVLLSDVADVRIGAALKRGDGSANGKPAIVVVVNKQPAFDTPTVTRAIDRAMAEIAASLPADVEVTETFRQENFIAAAIQNVRGSLRDGIIIVSIVLLLFLMNWRTAVITLCAIPLSLLVGLIVLNAFGLGINTMTLGGLAVAIGSVVDDAIVDMENAYRGLRNNQLEGNPVPPLQVVYDTSVEVRSSVIFSTVIIAVVFAPIFSLTGVEGRIFAPMGIAYLVSIFASTLVAMTLSPALCAFLLTHRPLPSDETWVTALSQRCYRPMLDFALRRSRMVLLTAATALLLSLLLFSGLGRVFLPEFQEPSLVNAMLLYPGSSLESTNQAGLAMQAALKDDPRFSSLQLRAGRAAGDADAGGVNLGHLDVELSAEGLRDREGAIAAIRAEFARIPGIAPNIGGFITHRMDEVLSGVRSAIAIKIFGPDLDQLRRIGRDVETAIQGVEGLVDLQLEPQVPIRQVQIQFDRAAAARYGLTVGQIAEVVETALNGRVVSQVLDEQQLVDLVVWLQEEARSNLETIRNLLVDTPSGQKIPLAQVARVGFGTGPNTIARENVSRLIVVSANVAGRDLGSVVDDIQARVQERVNFDSGYFIQYGGQFESEQRARHNLLVFGGLAIATIAVLMYFAVHSVAGMLAILVNLPLALVGGVVSIALGGGVLSVASMVGFITLFGVATRNGLLLVDNYNSKFARGIPLHQAIASGSMERLVAILMTALTSALGMLPLVFGRGAGQEILQPLAVVVLGGLFTSTALTLVVLPALYAQFGRFLISERSTAAPKPKILAEFEASL